From one Lycium ferocissimum isolate CSIRO_LF1 chromosome 5, AGI_CSIRO_Lferr_CH_V1, whole genome shotgun sequence genomic stretch:
- the LOC132056234 gene encoding uncharacterized protein LOC132056234 produces the protein MQVKLLKMETSCNFSTLAPSCLTRQKRSDLSSFIGSVTLSNTKNRTFLDSISCTSSSGGTKSVTTRRRKPKNTGTNSTSSKNVKTNEIPSVSTKGSSGKGTRQQECTQAEKDSGPSDVRALNQNGDPMGRKDLGKCVVRWLSQGMRAMASDFATAEMQGEFTEVKQRMEPGLTFVIQAQPYLNAVPMPLGLEAICLKACTHYPTLFDNFQRELRDVLQDLQRKSSVQDWRGTESWKLLKDLASSAQHKAIARKASQPKSVPGVMGMDLEKAKAIQSRIDDFTNRMADLLHIERDAELEFTQEELNAVPAPDVNSEALKPFEFLVSHAQPEQELCDTICNLTAVSTSIGLGGMHLVLFKLEGNHRLPPTNLSPGDMVCVRNCDSRGAGATSCMQGFVHNLGEDGRSISLALESLHGDTTFSKLFGKNVRIDRIHGLADAVTYERNCEALMMLQKKGFRKKNPSVAVVATLFGDKEDLTWLEENDMADWAEVELPDSTDRKSFDASQRKAIALGLNKNRPIMIIQGPPGTGKTGLLKELISLAVKQGERVLVTAPTNAAVDNMVEKLSNIGLNIVRVGNPARISPAVASKSLAEIVNNRLSDFQAEIERKKSDLRRDLRYCLKDDSLAAGIRQLLKQLGKSIKKKEKEEVKEILSTAHVVLATNIGAADPLIRRLDAFDLVIIDEAGQAIEPSSWIPILLGKRCILAGDQFQLAPVILSRKALEGGLGVSLLERAATLHDDMLSTKLTTQYRMNDAIASWASKEMYSGSLISSPTVASHLLVDSPFVKPTWITQCPLLLLDTRMPYGSLSVGCEEHLDPAGTGSFFNEGEAEIVIQHVFSLIYAGVPPAAIAVQSPYVAQVQLLRDKIDEIPIATGVDVATIDSFQGREADAVIISMVRSNNLGAVGFLGDSRRMNVAITRARKHVAVVCDSSTICHNTYLARLLRHIRYFGKVKHVEPGSFWEFGLGMDPMLPSKLS, from the exons ATGCAAGTTAAACTGCTAAAAATGGAAACTTCCTGCAATTTCTCCACTTTGGCTCCTAGCTGCCTCACTCGTCAAAAAAGATCCGATCTTTCTTCTTTCATTGGCTCTGTTACTCTCTCCAACACCAAGAACCGCACCTTTCTTGATTCCATTTCTTGCACTAGTAGTAGTGGTGGCACAAAGTCTGTCACTACCCGAAGAAGAAAACCCAAGAATACTGGAACTAATAGCACTTCCAGCAAAAATGTTAAGACTAATGAGATCCCATCAGTCTCAACAAAAGGGTCATCAGGGAAAGGGACACGTCAGCAAGAGTGTACACAGGCAGAGAAGGATAGTGGGCCCTCTGATGTGCGAGCATTGAATCAAAATGGTGACCCAATGGGGAGAAAAGATTTGGGGAAGTGTGTAGTGAGATGGTTATCACAGGGAATGAGAGCTATGGCTTCAGATTTTGCTACAGCTGAGATGCAAGGAGAATTTACTGAGGTTAAACAGAGAATGGAACCAGGATTGACTTTTGTTATTCAAGCTCAGCCTTATCTTAATGCTGTACCTATGCCTCTTGGTCTTGAAGCTATTTGCTTGAAGGCTTGCACTCATTATCCTACCCTTTTCGATAACTTCCAGCGTGAGCTTAGAGACGTTCTTCAGGACCTTCAGAGGAAGTCCTCGGTCCAAGATTGGCGTGGTACTGAGTCATGGAAGTTGCTTAAGGATCTCGCTAGTTCAG CTCAGCATAAAGCCATTGCAAGGAAGGCTTCTCAACCAAAATCTGTTCCTGGTGTAATGGGAATGGACCTCGAGAAAGCCAAAGCCATTCAGAGTAGGATTGATGATTTCACCAATCGGATGGCAGATTTGCTTCATATCGAAAGAGATGCTGAATTAGAGTTCACTCAGGAGGAGTTGAATGCTGTCCCCGCACCCGATGTTAATTCTGAGGCTCTGAAGCCATTTGAATTCTTGGTTAGCCATGCCCAACCTGAGCAGGAACTCTGTGATACTATCTGCAATCTGACAGCAGTTAGCACATCTATAG GATTAGGTGGAATGCATTTAGTGTTGTTCAAATTGGAGGGAAATCACAGATTGCCTCCAACTAACCTCTCACCCGGGGACATGGTTTGTGTCAGAAATTGTGATAGTAGAGGCGCTGGTGCAACTTCTTGCATGCAAGGATTTGTGCATAACCTTGGGGAGGACGGACGTAGCATCAGTTTGGCTCTTGAGTCACTTCATGGAGATACTACCTTTTCCAAGCTCTTTGGGAAAAATGTTCGCATTGATCGCATTCACGGATTGGCTGATGCAGTCACATACGAG CGCAATTGTGAAGCCTTAATGATGCTTCAGAAGAAAGGATTCCGGAAGAAAAATCCTTCTGTAGCGGTGGTAGCTACACTTTTTGGAGACAAAGAAGACCTTACCTGGCTTGAGGAGAATGACATGGCAGATTGGGCTGAAGTGGAACTCCCTGATTCTACGGACAGAAAATCTTTTGATGCTTCCCAAAGAAAAGCAATTGCTTTAGGTTTAAATAAGAATCGACCTATAATGATAATTCAAGGGCCTCCTGGCACAGGGAAGACTGGTTTGCTGAAGGAATTGATTTCTCTTGCTGTAAAACAAGGTGAAAGGGTGCTTGTAACTGCACCAACAAATGCAGCTGTGGACAACATGGTTGAAAAGTTGTCCAATATTGGACTCAACATTGTTCGGGTTGGAAATCCTGCACGAATATCCCCTGCTGTAGCTTCAAAATCTTTGGCTGAAATAGTGAATAATAGGCTGTCTGATTTCCAAGCAGAGATTGAGAGGAAGAAGTCAGATCTTAGAAGGGACCTGAGGTATTGTCTTAAGGATGACTCTTTAGCTGCTGGTATACGTCAACTTCTAAAACAGCTTGGAAAGTCCatcaagaagaaagagaaggaagaagtgaaagaaatctTATCAACTGCTCATGTTGTGCTTGCAACAAACATTGGGGCAGCTGATCCACTAATTAGGCGGCTGGACgcatttgatttggttattatagATGAAGCTGGCCAAGCAATTGAACCATCGTCTTGGATACCAATATTGCTAGGAAAGCGTTGTATTCTTGCAGGTGATCAATTCCAGCTTGCTCCTGTGATCCTTTCTAGGAAAGCCTTAGAAGGTGGTCTTGGAGTTTCACTACTGGAGAGGGCAGCAACTTTGCATGACGACATGTTGTCGACAAAGTTAACAACACAGTACAGAATGAACGATGCCATAGCTAGTTGGGCTTCAAAGGAGATGTATAGCGGATCTTTAATATCATCCCCAACCGTTGCGTCTCATCTTCTAGTGGATTCTCCTTTTGTCAAG CCCACATGGATTACGCAGTGTCCGCTGCTATTGCTTGATACGAGAATGCCTTATGGAAGCTTAtcagttggttgcgaagagcaTTTGGACCCTGCTGGCACTGGCTCCTTTTTCAATGAAGGGGAAGCAGAAATCGTTATTCAACATGTATTCAGTTTAATTTATGCTG GTGTTCCCCCTGCAGCCATTGCTGTGCAGTCTCCTTATGTCGCTCAAGTGCAACTACTTAGAGACAAGATTGATGAGATTCCAATTGCTACTGGCGTTGATGTTGCAACTATTGATAGCTTTCAAGGCCGTGAAGCAGATGCTGTGATTATATCCATG